Part of the Vigna angularis cultivar LongXiaoDou No.4 chromosome 1, ASM1680809v1, whole genome shotgun sequence genome, TGAGTGTTCCTAACGGTTGAAACCGAATTCCTCATtgtcaaaaggagaaagatccACTTACAAAGACTCTTTGATACTTAAGTTAATAAGAGAGTTTTAGAATTTAAGTATAGTAACAATATGAGAATGTGAGTGTACTCCTTGAAAAAATACCACAtttatatataggtataaaagAATATCTATGATGGTAATCAAACTACCAAGATTTGACCATATATTGGTTAATATATGGTAATTACACTAATAAACGTCTCTgtcaatattatttaattagacCAATAATACAGAATgaattgatataattaaatgatagaCTATGACTTAAAAAGGTTTGAAAGAAATATACAAACTTTTTAacttctttatatatatttaacttttagattataaaatttaaaatatatttgaaattttaaaatatattttagattgtgAAATTGAGAAATCACGTATTATAGTGTTAGATTGTACTATCTAAAATATATTCCAAAAGTTAGATTGTACAATCTAAATTGAGAAATCACATATTATATTTTAGGTTGCAAAATTTAGAAGTCAAATTTAGTTTatgaattatacaatttaaactttcgaaatataatttaaattgtacAATTCAAAAATCAATTCTGACTTTCAAATTAGATGATTTGGAAGTCAAATGTTTGCATATATCACATTATGCTGACTTTTGAACTAGATAATTTGGAACTCAAATGTTTTGCATATATCGTTCCAAATTGTAAAATCTTAGAGAACTTGTACAatctcaaaattaaattaaaaattggaaACTAAAGAAAAACTGCAGATCAATATCAAACTTAAAAGTTtcctttcttttactttctttacTTCACCACAAATCCTTGAAGCCAATATCCACTATATATCACCATCGAGTGACTAAAAACATCGGAAAAACCACATCACAAAAGCAAAACTAATAATCTCCATCCACTATCATTTAATACCACAaggtaaaatttaaaattttagaagtgCATATGAAAAACAGTGGCTTTAGAAAGAAATAGCTCAAGACTAGACTTCCTCCATTGCGGCGAGCCCATACACAAGACCcaatatattattctttaataaaaaatactttattttaactTAACAAAACCATTATTATGCCCCAATCAATGTTAATATTTCAATTAACTTGAAAACAGTAGAATAACACAAGATCACATTAAAATTTAGCATCCTAGTTATCAAAATTCCGTACAAATATAACGATGAATTTAAGACGggtatataaacaaatattcgGCTAAATTAGCTTGTTTGTTTCCATTCTAACCTTACTATCAGCATCAGTTTAGACAGCATACACGAAAATTGCATCAAAATTAAGTGAAGCATACCAAGCTGAAGCAGATAATCCACAAAACTTTAAGCATGGGCGAAGAAGAAACAATAAGAACCAAAAGCAAAAAAAAGAGTACAAAGAAACTTTCTCCAATATTCAAGTAGATTCACGGTGATTGCAAACAGCTTATCCAACTTGTAACCGGTTGGCTTGAAAACATGAAGAGAGTGTGTCTTATAAAGCACCATCTGATGGCAGTGTGCTCTGAATATTTGAAGGCATAAGTATGTTGAATCCATCTGCTGCTGTAGAAACAATCATTCCAGGAATCTGTGCGTGCCAATGTAATTCCTTCAGGTCTTTCTGTCCCTGTTTTTATTCAAGGAAAAATAAACGAATGAACAGTTAATGCGGGAGTTTATTCTACCATTCAGATAAACAGAGTTGAGCATTTGGAATTACCTGGTGAATAAACAATAGTTGGGGAGGCAGATCTTCAGGAGCATTAACTTGTTCTCTGGTTTTAGCTTTAAATTCagcctcctcttcttcatccttTTCTAATGAAAGGTCCCATATTCTGTGTGAAAGGTTATAAAACTTCTTAAATCCCACATCATAATAAAGTAGCAAAAACAAAGAGGTAGGATTAGGTCCTGGGCGAAGGGTCAAAcccaaagattaaaaaaaaacaactaagcATTTTACCACCAAGTCGTGTCAGTCAGCTATTTGGATCAAAGGATACCATAAAGTTCCGTGTCAAATATTACGTGTGAAGATATTTTCCCACTAAATCTCTGTGAATAGTATCAAAAGTTGTACTTACGTAAGCTGATTATCAGCAGATGAAACAGCCAATGAAGAGGCTTCATGTGGACTCCACTCAATGGATGTGATTGGATGTTTGTGGTATTCAAAATGTGCTACCAAAGAATCTCCTTCCTGCCCATAAATAAATGCTCTTTTCATGTCAGCTTTAATAACAACAAAAAGTAAATCAATAAGCTGAAACAAATTAAACATCGTGAAAGTTACTTTCTAAATCACATTCCCACAATAATATTTCTTCCCCATAATGCATCTTCAGTCCTTCACATGGATTTACAggtataaaaatgaaagataaaagatgGATGTGATAAcgaaaaaagggaaaagaaagtCAGATGACAGCTTTACAATTAATGATGTAATATGAACACTGGAACTCAAGGAAGCTGGGTATAACATAACATGAAACACCATCCACATAAGAGAACATCACACGCACACAGTAGCCTTCCCGTTATAAATGAAGCATGTTTACCATCTTTTTAATCGTTGTGATCACTACCTATACCTTGAGCAGTCTGAGATCACGAATAGAAATAGTCCCATCATCACTTCCCGAGGCCAACATACAACTAGCCAACCTGTTCAATACAAAGCACACAAAGCAATGAAGAGATCTGGAATGGCAATTCATGGAACACCATAGAATTATGAATTAATCAATACCTGTTCCATGATATGACATTCACGTCAGCATTATGTGCCTTAAAAGATGCAGCCGGTGACTTCCCCAAACGGATATCCCATATAGCAATATTTCCATCCACAGAACAAGAAGCAAAAACGTGAGGTTCTGTAGGGCTCCACTGCAGGGATTAATTGAACATTACAACTAtcacatttataaataaagacaaACTACTAATGTGAGAGAttgtattcaaaatatattatactgaAACTACAAGAGCAACTATTCCCATGCATATTAGTACACGTACTTGCAGATCTTCAACACTACCAGTATGTCCAGTAAATGGAGCATTATCAACATTCCATGTTCCAGCAGATGTAGGCTCCCACAGATAAATGCTATTATCACAATCCCCTTAAAAATGAAGATCGTTGTCAAGCTTAATATCacaaaaatatcacaaaatatGAAGACATACcaaggaaaaataaaacaatatagaTAAACTGAAATGTAGAACTAAAGATTACCAGATACAAGCCTTCCAGGAACAAGAAGACTCCAGTCTATAGCATAACCTTCGTCTTTGTGTTTAAATTTATGCAATGGGTCCTGAGTGAAAACTGCTGCAACTCCTTGGACACCTTCTGTTTCGGTCTCAGCCAGAGCATTGAGATGAGAGCTTAGGTCCCAGACCTACAAATTGTTCTCAAGTATCAAACTATATACTAAAAAGAAGGCATGGCTGGGAACGGTACATATATTTTCTGATTAAAAGAGAAGACAGAAAATACACTTCACAATGTTTAACCATATCtgctaataataatttaagaatttcagaaatttaattatgttaatgttAAAATAGGTATGAAATATAGGAAATTGTTATAATAGGTATTTAATATAGGTAGCTAGCAATGTCTTCCTTTCCTCAAGTGGATACAAATGTCCTCAATGTTTCTTTTCTAAAAGAATTGGCCACattcaaaataaatgtttatcCTTGAATGCTTTTCCTAGCAAGACAACAAACATCTTCCAATCCAATATGGTTGAACCACATTTTTCTAATGAATAATATCAAGAATAACTCAGTTCGAAGTCAGGAAGCAAAGCACACCCTTTCACTGATCTGTCAAAGCTTGCATCTCTCAAACATTGGAATGTTTAAGTCTATCGATATGGATAATCGGCTCAAGTGCTTTTGATCACATTTCTAGTAATGTTCCTTATTTTCTTCCATTTATCATCCTAAAATACCTAATGTTATTAATTTAGCTAGTGGATCCAAAGTTACTTCTCAAGGAATTGGTCAAatctccctttcttcatctttgaACATAAAGCATGTTCTTTATGTCTCTCATTGTCCTTTTAACCTAATTTCCTTAAGtcaattaattaaatctttaaattgttcaataacctttgatgcaaaattcttttaatatacaAGAGCACAGTACAAGTCGACTTATTAGTGAAGGACATGATCATAGGGTACTCTACTATCTACGCATAGACCGTCAATGTCATGTTTAGCATCCCCATCTCCTAAGCTTCTACACGATCGCTTGGGACAtctacatttataaaaattaaaaaggatgATTACCAAACTCAGAAAACTTCAAGTCCTAacatgtgagtcatgtcaattaggaaaacatttGATCTTCTTTTTCAAAAGGAATTTAATCAAGATGCAACTTTGTCTTCTCTATAACTCATTATGATATTTGGGATCCGGGGTCCAAGTCGAGTTTCATTCTTTgggtttcattatttttatcacttttattgATGTATTCTTGTTGTACTTGGGTTTCCACATTGTTAGGTATTTGAGACCTAACACTCTCTCACCAATAAGCTCCAAGAACAAAGAATACAATCAAGAATCCGGGAGCTTAACCTCCCACACCAGGTTTAGAACCTGTACAATGAATGTAGTAACTAACTACTCGAAACTACAAAAGAGGTCTCTTATATAGACACCTTTCCCGCTCCCCTTAACTACTCAGCAATTAGGTACTCTCCCTTATTTCTCTactctctttctcctttcataTACTTTCCAAGTCCTAACACTACTCCTCgctgcagaacaaccttgtcctcaaggttggaaccaAAAAACTTGGTCTCatggctcctcttcatcatcttgttATCATATGAAGGGAACCCATTGGCTACTGCCCACCAATTCAGGTCtagaggcttgggtggtggtcaAGATAAGAGACAAAATTTATGGGGCCATCTTCCCGTCTTCATTATTTCCTTGAAGGTGAGGAGTTTCCTATTCTTCCCTGTAAAATAACTTCTTTTACCGCTCGGCTCGCTTTCCCTTGCCTTTCTACCGCTCGGTTCTTTCCCCCTGCCTTCAACCGTTTGTTTCGTGTTGGTTTTCTTCCTCTGCTCATCCCCCAAGCTCACTTGGTACGGTTGGGTATCCTCCATGGGTAAACCCAGTTCCTCTACCAGTCTCTTACCTGTGAAATTGTGGCTCGCTCCACTTTCGATCAAAATCAATCTCGTTCAGTCCCCTATCAAATCGTGCGGCTTCATCGTTTGTGGTTGAGTGAGGCCTTCAACCGATAAAGCAGACATCTCCATCTGCTTGCGGTCTAATTCTGTCTCAGCTCCCGTAGTCTCCACCTCTTCATCCTCCCCCAAAATAACCATCCCTAGACTCTTGAACCTAACCAAACTATTAAATGTGTCTTTGAGGGTATTTGAGTCTTCAAAAAGGGCATCAATGTTTTAGCTAACACTACAAGATATCACATGCCTATAAGCgccattttttttaagaaactctttttctcttcctccATACAAGATGTTAACTCTATCCAACAAGTCTTGTTTGTGCCTTTAGTTGAGCCCTTTGAGTATCCTCCCTCTAACATTGTTCCAAGTctccaaataattcaaattcgCATGATCAGCCCAATTCACCTAGACCATCTCCTTCTCTTCTTATCACCCCCCAACAATTGAACTCAATGACTAGTTCAATGCTACATGGTGAGTCCTCTTCATCAAATCCTTCACCATCATCGTTCCATACTCCATCTCCTAATAATGAAGATTTCAGTTGGTCAATTAGCATTCAAAATGGTACTCACTCTAGATGCAATCCTCATCCTACTTACAACTCTTTTATCTTCTCTATATCTTCCATTTTCATTTCTAACAATGTAATAAaggcacttgatcatcctgaatggagacaagccatgattgatgaaatgtAGGCTCTTGAACGTAATGGAACATGGGACTTAGTTCCTGATACGTTTTCTCTCATAGCCATAATGACAATTGTCTcacttctttgccatggcagtaATATGTCAGTTGACCTCTTCATCAATTAGATATAAAAATTGCTTTCTTTCATGGTCATTTAGAAGAGGAGATTTACCTAACCTGTTAGTTTTGTTGATTAGGTGAAGTCTAGCTTAGTTTGTAAGTTACATCAGTCTCTCTATGGTCTCAAACAATCTCCTTGAGTTTGGTTTGGAAAATCTAGTCACATTGTTCAAACTTTTGGAATGGGCATAGTAagtcaaatcattcaattttttattgtcatACCTTGTGTGGAAAATGTGTTTACATAGTTGTGCATGTTGTTGACATGTTATTACATGAAATGAAGCCACTAGAATCTCACAACTAAAGGAACACTTATGTAATCACTTTTGAACTAAAGATCTTGGGAGTCTCATACTTTCTTGGCATTGAAGTGGCTAAATCAAAGAAAGGCATTGTAGTTTCTCAAAGTAAATATGCTGTAGATATCTTGGAAGAAACATGTATGACTGGTTATATGTTGCCCAATGGATCCAAATCAAAAATCTCTAGCAGACCACGGTCAACCTCTCTGGTCCAGAGAGATGTAAAAGACTTTGTTAggaaatttatttatcttattattacTATACCTAATCTATCTTTTGCAGTGTGGgtgttgttagtcaatttatgcaaatCCTTGTATTGGTCATTGAAATGCTATCATCTGCATCTTAAGATACCTCAAAAAGACTTTAGGGCAAGGCCTattgtataaatataaagtatataCCGAAATTTATGGATATTGAGATGTTGATTTAACAAGATCTGCTATGGATAGACGCTCCACTAGAAGTTATGATGTTCTCattggaggaaacattatttcttggaaaagcaagaaacaaaattgTGTTGCCTGATCTAGTGCTCAAGTTGAATATAGAGCAATGATGTCTCCCACTTGTGAACTTGTATGGGTGAAACAACttcaagaattaaaaacatgtgagattcaaaaaATGAAGATGTATTGTTGTGACAACCAAGTTGCTCTCCACATTACTTTCAATTTAGTGTTCCATGAGAGGACTAAATTCACTTGACTCacattttatttgagaaaagttCTCCAAGGAAATTTGTACTAAGTTTGTTTGATCCAATGATCAACTTGCAGATGTGTGTTAAGAATTTGTATGCTTCAACTTGAGGGGAAGTGTTAGAATAGGTATTAAATATACGTAGTTGTTATAATAGGTAATTCATAGTTGTATTGGAAAATTGCTGTGTTGTACCTAGGAGTTGTTTACCTATTAGCAAAAATTACCTGGATATCCCTAGCATAATTTCCTTCTATAAATAACACAGGTCAGTTGAGAGATAATCAATCTATTAAGctctttttcttatatttccAGTCTAAAGTTTACAAACAATACTCAAAACCAATAACCAACGAGTAAACTATACATGGAGCTAGAATATCACATATAATCACATTAATTACCAAAGATAAAGGCTACCACCGCCTATGACATGATTGATACAATAAGAGTAGctttaaaaatgttatacaACAGAAGATAGTCATTATTAAACACTCCTTCGTCAAGTTTGAGCATATGATTgtatgcaccaagcttggaacatagaaattaaatttaagatcAATGGTATCAAATTTCAGCTATGGTGGCTACAACAAGGTGGTGGTGAAGCGGAATACCCATGGTGGCCACTTTTGCATAGCGGTTGGTGGTGGCAAAACAACAATGGGGAAAAAGCAGgatggagaagaaagaagacaCGTGGAGAAAAGAGACAAGAAAGTGggtgttgaaatgtaatgtaTTTCTAGTAGGTTTTTAGGAGCTTCCTTATTTTCCTTGTATGTTGAACTACTATCCCTTATAAAAAGGGTAGTATGCTGCATTAGGGTTTATAGAAGTGAgtaataaaaattttagtttCTCTCAACTCTTTAAGTCAGATCTTTTAGGGGTTCTGTGCAGCTTTTTCTCTATTCTGCTTAATTCAACATTGTGGAAATGCTGAACTTATACAATGGCTCAACTAGCTTTAGCAAAATCTGGGATGTCAACTCATGGACAACTAACAGCATTTAAAACAAAACTGGACAATAGAACTAGCTAAAAAGAACTTGAACCATCAAATAATATACTGTGCCCATTCCCTTTATGAACCTTTTGTCTTAGTTGCATATTTGGAAGACAATTGCCAAATTAAAATAACCCTTCCGATAACATCAAGGAAAGTTTTGACACTGCAGAAGAGCTTAAAAGAGCCAAATAAGAGCTCATTTCATGAACAGCTAGAATCTAAATTCATTTCTGAgtaaattaagaaaactaatCTAATTACTTATTTAGGAAACCACTAGCATTTTACCAAATATTTCCTTAGTCAAGGTCCAATCCATACTTCTCAGAAAACTTAAAACAGAATTTGTAGTGTAATGTAACTAGGAATAGCATCCAAAACCATAAAATACTAGGACTTAAGATAATAGTCAATCTTAGCCTTAGCCACATGCCATTTCGTGAACATTTAGCATTACACTGTCTTAAAACAAAGTCGATATGACTATGAAACAacacttttatataatatagCAGTTTtactttcattcattttatcaCATAATAATGAAAATTGCCAAATCACATTAATTCCAAAAACACAAGGAAACGTTTTCTTGAAATTTATGACAAAttagaaaatgaaatcaaaGGGTTTAAAAGTCCAACCTGTACATAACCTGTATCAGCCCAAGCTGCACATATATGGGGATTTTGTGGCATGGAGCGAATACGGTTGATACATCCTTGGTGTGCAACCTTCCGTAACTGTAGTTAACAAAAGTATGAAAAGGACATAATAATCAAATCTAAAGCAGTGAAGAAATGAAACAATAAATACTCAAATGAAGAGCAATGTACCTGCAAACTGGGACCCTGAGCAACaccttcatcttcatcctcacTGTCATCATCACTATCACTATCCTCACCATCCATTCCAGAGTCATCAGTTTCAACTTTAGGTACCGGTACCCGTCTCTTTCCAGAAATATTTGATACTTTAAAAATTCCAATAGAATTCCAAGAAGGTTTCTCTGCCTGTGCTTCATGCAGTGCCATAACATGAGTCTCaatcaaaagaagcaaaatgAAAAAAGACAAAGGAACCAAAGCTAGTGGACGAAATAACTATTAGTTGCTATGCGTTAATTCTTCTCAAAAGAATGACcaattataataaagaaaaataattgttttcaaAACTCAAAAGTCCTCTAAAGGAAAAGTTCTCTCATAACCACAAAGCCTAATATATGCTACCCCATGTGATATTGCTCATGAATACTAACCATCTTCAATTTGAATAATGAAACATcctcaaacaaaaacaaatataagaaacaacatTGACCTGAGTCCCTGCCATGAAATATACTGTATGTGGAAATTCTGTTCGAACCAAACCCAGAGAGTCATGTAGAATATCAAAGCTGTCAAAAGTCCCAAAACATAAATAGAAGATTACTTACTGATGACAACCAAAAATAGAAGATTAACGATAATATGCAGAAAGTAAAGCAAATGCCCAGTAAAGTTGGCCAAGATTCTCAATTGAATTGCAATGTCTACTCGAAAGGAACTTTACATAACAAATTATGGTTTCATTGTTATCAAAAACAAcaatacaagaaaaagaaaaacaggtTAGTTTATCAA contains:
- the LOC108320652 gene encoding protein HEAT STRESS TOLERANT DWD 1; protein product: MTRGIKHRKKAKNKNKGSKKEDGSSSSLAPQIPAKVWQPGVDKLEEGEELQCDPSAYNSLHAFHIGWPCLSFDILHDSLGLVRTEFPHTVYFMAGTQAEKPSWNSIGIFKVSNISGKRRVPVPKVETDDSGMDGEDSDSDDDSEDEDEGVAQGPSLQLRKVAHQGCINRIRSMPQNPHICAAWADTGYVQVWDLSSHLNALAETETEGVQGVAAVFTQDPLHKFKHKDEGYAIDWSLLVPGRLVSGDCDNSIYLWEPTSAGTWNVDNAPFTGHTGSVEDLQWSPTEPHVFASCSVDGNIAIWDIRLGKSPAASFKAHNADVNVISWNRLASCMLASGSDDGTISIRDLRLLKEGDSLVAHFEYHKHPITSIEWSPHEASSLAVSSADNQLTIWDLSLEKDEEEEAEFKAKTREQVNAPEDLPPQLLFIHQGQKDLKELHWHAQIPGMIVSTAADGFNILMPSNIQSTLPSDGAL